One region of Streptomyces subrutilus genomic DNA includes:
- a CDS encoding molybdopterin-dependent oxidoreductase — protein sequence MTADPGRRQRLLGALGGVVAAAAGLAVAELAAAAVRPESAPVTAVGAAAVDVTPTAIREWAIRQFGAADKLVLTLGILAVLAAVAAAAGALAVRRLPAGMAVAGVFGLLGAAAALGRPEAGWRDALPALAAAVTAAGVLWLLVTAIRRPRPGSASAGAWALDRRGFGRLVVATLSVSAGAALAGRRLGGHGSAGATASRARFRLPRAAVPAPPVPAGADLRVPGISPFLTPNRDFYRVDTALVVPRVDAGGWRLRIHGEGVGGPLTLDLRDLLARPLVEHDITLTCVSNEVGGPYAGNARWLGVRLADLLREAGVRPPSEGGPADQLVARSVDGMTIGTPVETVMDGRAALLAVGMNGEPLPFAHGFPVRMVVPGLYGYVSACKWLRELRLTTFDAYDAYWVRRAWAARAPVKTQSRIDTPRPFARLGPGPVPVAGVAWAQHRGIERVEVRVDGGPWREARLGVADGIDTWRQWVWPWQAAAGSHTLQVRATDGTGAVQTGERVGTLPDGATGWHTVTVRVAPGS from the coding sequence GTGACAGCGGATCCGGGGCGTCGGCAGCGGCTGCTCGGCGCCCTCGGCGGGGTGGTGGCGGCCGCCGCGGGACTGGCCGTGGCCGAGCTGGCCGCGGCGGCCGTCCGGCCCGAGTCCGCCCCGGTCACCGCGGTCGGCGCGGCCGCGGTCGACGTTACGCCCACGGCCATCCGGGAGTGGGCGATCCGGCAGTTCGGCGCCGCTGACAAGCTGGTGCTGACGCTCGGCATCCTCGCCGTGCTGGCCGCGGTCGCCGCCGCGGCCGGGGCGCTGGCCGTGCGCCGCCTGCCCGCCGGGATGGCCGTCGCGGGCGTCTTCGGGCTGCTGGGGGCGGCGGCCGCGCTCGGCCGGCCCGAAGCGGGATGGCGGGACGCCCTGCCGGCGCTCGCCGCCGCAGTGACGGCGGCCGGGGTGCTGTGGCTGCTGGTGACCGCGATCCGGCGGCCCCGCCCGGGGTCGGCGTCCGCCGGCGCCTGGGCGTTGGACCGCCGCGGCTTCGGCCGGCTGGTCGTCGCCACCCTGTCCGTCTCGGCCGGCGCCGCGCTCGCCGGGCGGCGCCTCGGCGGCCACGGCTCCGCCGGTGCGACGGCCTCCCGGGCCCGCTTCCGGCTGCCCCGGGCCGCCGTGCCCGCGCCGCCGGTTCCCGCCGGGGCCGACCTCCGGGTACCCGGGATCTCCCCCTTCCTCACCCCCAACCGGGACTTCTACCGCGTGGACACCGCCCTGGTGGTGCCGCGCGTGGACGCCGGCGGCTGGCGGCTGCGCATCCACGGGGAGGGGGTGGGCGGGCCGCTCACCCTCGACCTGCGGGATTTGCTCGCCCGCCCCCTGGTCGAGCACGACATCACCCTCACCTGTGTGTCCAACGAGGTCGGGGGCCCGTACGCGGGCAACGCCCGCTGGCTGGGCGTCCGCCTCGCCGACCTGCTCCGCGAGGCGGGGGTCCGGCCCCCCTCGGAGGGCGGCCCCGCCGACCAGCTGGTGGCGCGCTCGGTGGACGGCATGACGATCGGCACGCCCGTCGAGACCGTCATGGACGGCCGTGCGGCGCTGCTGGCCGTCGGGATGAACGGCGAGCCGCTGCCCTTCGCGCACGGGTTCCCGGTCCGGATGGTCGTACCGGGCCTGTACGGGTACGTCTCCGCCTGCAAGTGGCTGCGCGAGCTGCGCCTGACCACCTTCGACGCGTACGACGCCTACTGGGTGCGCCGGGCCTGGGCGGCGCGGGCCCCCGTCAAGACGCAGTCGCGCATCGACACCCCGCGGCCGTTCGCGCGGCTCGGGCCGGGCCCGGTGCCGGTCGCGGGGGTCGCGTGGGCGCAGCACCGGGGCATCGAGCGGGTCGAGGTACGGGTGGACGGCGGCCCCTGGCGGGAAGCGCGGCTGGGGGTGGCGGACGGGATCGACACCTGGCGGCAGTGGGTGTGGCCGTGGCAGGCGGCCGCGGGATCGCACACCCTTCAGGTGCGCGCCACGGACGGGACCGGCGCCGTGCAGACCGGGGAACGCGTCGGCACGCTGCCCGACGGGGCGACCGGCTGGCACACGGTGACGGTACGCGTGGCGCCCGGCTCGTGA